In Bicyclus anynana chromosome 1, ilBicAnyn1.1, whole genome shotgun sequence, a single window of DNA contains:
- the LOC112054494 gene encoding epidermal retinol dehydrogenase 2-like isoform X2: MGREMALRFARLGAIVVCVDINAAGNEETARMIRQEKGKAHTYQCDVTDRAAVMQLKEKVSREVGDVAILVNNAGIMPARPVLEQNEKEIRLMNDVNVNANIWMIQAFLPNMMARNYGHIVAMSSMAGLMGIRNLVPYCGSKYAVRGIMESLAVELRDDPRGLTGIKLTTIFPYIVDTGLCKHPRIRFQKLMKVLDAGEAADMIVDAVRREIVEMTLPPELHYMNRFIFRLLPFQAACTWNDFFNTGVDAQD, encoded by the exons ATGGGTCGGGAGATGGCGCTGCGGTTCGCCAGACTGGGCGCCATTGTGGTTTGCGTCGACATAAACGCTGCCGGCAATGAAGAAACCGCCCGGATGATCAGACAGGAGAAAGGGAAAGCACATACTTATCA ATGTGACGTCACCGACCGCGCAGCAGTGATGCAACTGAAGGAGAAGGTGTCGCGCGAGGTGGGCGACGTGGCCATCCTCGTCAACAACGCGGGCATCATGCCGGCGCGCCCGGTGCTGGAGCAGAACGAGAAGGAGATCCGCCTAATGAACGATGTCAACGTTAACGCTAACATTTGG ATGATCCAAGCATTCCTGCCGAACATGATGGCGCGTAACTACGGGCACATAGTGGCCATGTCATCCATGGCGGGCCTGATGGGCATCCGCAACCTGGTGCCATACTGCGGCTCCAAATACGCAGTGCGAGGCATCATGGAGTCGCTGGCCGTTGAGCTGAGGGACGACCCTCGAGGACTTACCGGA ATAAAGTTGACGACGATATTCCCGTACATCGTGGACACGGGGCTGTGCAAGCACCCGCGCATCCGCTTCCAGAAGCTTATGAAGGTGCTGGACGCGGGCGAAGCCGCCGACATGATCGTGGACGCTGTCAGAAGAGAGATCGTGGAGATGACCCTCCCACCAGAACTACACTACATGAATagg ttcATATTCCGGTTACTACCGTTCCAAGCCGCTTGCACATGGAACGACTTCTTCAACACCGGCGTCGACGCACAGGACTGA
- the LOC112054494 gene encoding epidermal retinol dehydrogenase 2-like isoform X1: MDIAEVVNIVFEFLWTILKVNYEILRGVCKTILPNEPKDVKDDVVLITGAGHGMGREMALRFARLGAIVVCVDINAAGNEETARMIRQEKGKAHTYQCDVTDRAAVMQLKEKVSREVGDVAILVNNAGIMPARPVLEQNEKEIRLMNDVNVNANIWMIQAFLPNMMARNYGHIVAMSSMAGLMGIRNLVPYCGSKYAVRGIMESLAVELRDDPRGLTGIKLTTIFPYIVDTGLCKHPRIRFQKLMKVLDAGEAADMIVDAVRREIVEMTLPPELHYMNRFIFRLLPFQAACTWNDFFNTGVDAQD; encoded by the exons AT GGATATAGCGGAAGTAGTGAACATCGTGTTCGAGTTCCTGTGGACGATACTGAAGGTGAACTACGAAATACTGCGCGGGGTATGCAAGACCATCCTGCCGAACGAGCCCAAGGATGTTAAGGACGATGTAGTGTTG ATAACTGGTGCAGGCCATGGCATGGGTCGGGAGATGGCGCTGCGGTTCGCCAGACTGGGCGCCATTGTGGTTTGCGTCGACATAAACGCTGCCGGCAATGAAGAAACCGCCCGGATGATCAGACAGGAGAAAGGGAAAGCACATACTTATCA ATGTGACGTCACCGACCGCGCAGCAGTGATGCAACTGAAGGAGAAGGTGTCGCGCGAGGTGGGCGACGTGGCCATCCTCGTCAACAACGCGGGCATCATGCCGGCGCGCCCGGTGCTGGAGCAGAACGAGAAGGAGATCCGCCTAATGAACGATGTCAACGTTAACGCTAACATTTGG ATGATCCAAGCATTCCTGCCGAACATGATGGCGCGTAACTACGGGCACATAGTGGCCATGTCATCCATGGCGGGCCTGATGGGCATCCGCAACCTGGTGCCATACTGCGGCTCCAAATACGCAGTGCGAGGCATCATGGAGTCGCTGGCCGTTGAGCTGAGGGACGACCCTCGAGGACTTACCGGA ATAAAGTTGACGACGATATTCCCGTACATCGTGGACACGGGGCTGTGCAAGCACCCGCGCATCCGCTTCCAGAAGCTTATGAAGGTGCTGGACGCGGGCGAAGCCGCCGACATGATCGTGGACGCTGTCAGAAGAGAGATCGTGGAGATGACCCTCCCACCAGAACTACACTACATGAATagg ttcATATTCCGGTTACTACCGTTCCAAGCCGCTTGCACATGGAACGACTTCTTCAACACCGGCGTCGACGCACAGGACTGA